In Flavobacterium sp. N3904, one DNA window encodes the following:
- the rimK gene encoding 30S ribosomal protein S6--L-glutamate ligase, with protein sequence MFQNKVILGSEEWCSFPELGIPTIKARVDSGAKTSALHAINIAPFIKNDANWVKFDINPIQNNIKTVIHCEAPLVDKRIVKSSSGFREHRYVIQTNLAIGDSKWPIEMTLTNRDSMGFRMLLGREAMSGRILVDPEQKYLLGQPTPESLKELYVNSEKASSGLRIGLLASNPELYSNKRIMEAGEMRGHEMHFLNIKECYMKLDAKTPEIHYRGGKILNQFDAVIPRIRPSITFYGCALTRQFEALKVYCLNSSTAITQSRDKLFSLQLLLNHGVDIPTTGFANSPLDTDNLIKMVGGSPLIVKLLEGTQGKGVVLAETKKAAESVINAFKSLNANILVQEFIKEANGKDIRCFVIDGKVVAAIQREAMPGEFRANIHLGGTASVIKVTSEEKRIAIKAAKAMDLKVAGVDIIRSAKGPLLLEVNSSPGLEGIEGATNKDIAGEMIKAIEKNFKIK encoded by the coding sequence ATGTTTCAAAATAAAGTTATACTGGGTAGTGAAGAATGGTGCTCTTTTCCAGAATTAGGAATTCCTACTATTAAAGCCCGTGTCGATTCTGGCGCCAAAACTTCCGCATTGCATGCTATAAACATTGCTCCCTTTATAAAAAATGATGCCAATTGGGTGAAATTTGACATTAACCCAATTCAGAATAACATCAAAACGGTGATTCATTGTGAAGCTCCATTAGTCGACAAACGTATAGTAAAAAGCTCCAGTGGTTTTAGAGAACATCGTTACGTGATTCAGACTAATCTAGCCATTGGTGATTCAAAATGGCCAATCGAAATGACGTTAACCAATCGCGATTCGATGGGCTTCAGGATGCTTTTGGGACGCGAAGCCATGAGCGGAAGAATATTAGTTGATCCGGAACAAAAATATCTTTTAGGACAGCCAACTCCTGAAAGTCTAAAGGAATTGTATGTCAATTCCGAGAAAGCAAGTTCTGGCTTAAGAATTGGTCTTTTGGCTAGTAATCCTGAATTGTACAGCAACAAACGAATTATGGAAGCTGGAGAAATGAGAGGACATGAAATGCACTTTTTAAATATTAAAGAATGCTACATGAAACTTGACGCCAAAACGCCTGAAATCCATTACCGAGGTGGAAAAATATTGAATCAATTTGACGCCGTTATACCCAGAATCCGCCCAAGTATTACCTTTTATGGTTGTGCATTAACCAGACAATTTGAAGCTTTAAAAGTGTATTGCTTAAATTCATCAACTGCTATTACACAATCTAGAGATAAATTATTTTCGTTACAATTATTGCTTAATCATGGTGTCGACATTCCGACGACTGGATTTGCCAATTCGCCTTTAGACACCGATAATTTAATAAAAATGGTTGGTGGATCTCCTCTAATTGTGAAGCTCCTTGAAGGAACACAAGGAAAAGGAGTTGTTTTGGCCGAAACCAAAAAAGCTGCGGAAAGTGTAATCAATGCTTTCAAAAGCTTAAATGCCAATATATTGGTACAGGAATTCATAAAAGAAGCCAACGGAAAAGATATTCGTTGTTTTGTAATTGACGGGAAAGTGGTTGCTGCGATCCAAAGAGAGGCTATGCCAGGAGAATTTCGTGCCAATATTCATTTGGGAGGAACAGCGTCAGTAATTAAAGTAACTTCCGAAGAAAAAAGAATTGCTATAAAAGCCGCCAAAGCGATGGATTTGAAAGTAGCCGGCGTAGATATTATTCGTTCTGCAAAAGGCCCGTTATTACTAGAAGTGAACTCATCACCTGGACTTGAAGGAATTGAAGGCGCTACCAATAAAGATATAGCTGGAGAGATGATTAAAGCGATTGAAAAGAATTTTAAAATTAAATAG
- a CDS encoding ATP-dependent Clp protease ATP-binding subunit translates to MDDNFSPRVKDVITYSKEEALRLGHDFIGTEHLMLGILRDGNGKAIHILNNLSVDLEHLRRKVEILSPASPSVEVNVEKKNLHLTRQAERALKTTFLEAKVFQSSSISTAHLLLCILRNENDPTTKLLNKLKIDYDIAKEQYINMTPKEEEFLENLPKNESYNDDSGQDDSLKEGNFNNPANKSNKKSKTPVLDNFGRDLTEMAEEGKLDPVVGREKEIERVSQILSRRKKNNPLLIGEPGVGKSAIAEGLALRIIQKKVSRILFNKRVVTLDLASLVAGTKYRGQFEERMKAVMNELEKNDDIILFIDEIHTIVGAGGATGSLDASNMFKPALSRGEIQCIGATTLDEYRQYIEKDGALERRFQKVIVEPTSVAETITILNNIKDKYEDHHNVTYTPEAIEACVKLTNRYMSERFLPDKAIDALDEAGSRVHITNIDVPKQILDLERQLEEVRELKNLVVKKQKYEEAAKLRDDEKKIEKDLAIAQEQWEEDSKNNRILVTEDNVADVVSMMTGIPVNRIAQTESNKLAKLPELIQNKVIGQNEAVLKIARSIQRNRAGLKDPNRPIGSFIFLGQTGVGKTQLAKVLAKELFDSEDALVRIDMSEYMEKFAISRLVGAPPGYVGYEEGGQLTEKVRRKPYCVVLLDEIEKAHPDVFNMMLQVLDDGFLTDSLGRKIDFKNTIIIMTSNVGARQLKDFGQGVGFGTAAKVAQADDNSKSIIENALKKTFAPEFLNRIDDVIVFNTLEKEDINLIIEIELKKLYDRVKELGYQLNLSEKAKAFIADKGFDKQFGARPLKRAIQKYVEDALAEEIITSKIATGDEIFMDIEEGAQELTVKVHKAEEPRNQAEEPTNQ, encoded by the coding sequence ATGGATGATAATTTTTCACCTAGGGTTAAAGACGTTATTACCTATAGCAAGGAAGAGGCACTACGTTTAGGACATGACTTTATAGGTACTGAGCATTTGATGTTAGGTATACTTAGAGATGGTAACGGAAAAGCAATTCATATATTGAATAATCTTTCTGTAGATCTTGAACATTTGCGGAGGAAAGTTGAGATACTAAGTCCCGCAAGTCCTAGTGTTGAAGTGAATGTAGAAAAGAAAAACTTACACCTCACTCGTCAAGCAGAACGAGCTCTAAAAACTACTTTTTTAGAAGCTAAAGTGTTTCAAAGTTCCTCAATAAGCACTGCCCATTTACTATTATGCATCTTACGAAATGAAAATGATCCTACAACCAAGCTATTGAATAAACTCAAAATAGATTATGATATAGCTAAAGAACAATACATCAATATGACTCCAAAAGAAGAAGAATTTTTAGAAAACTTGCCAAAAAACGAATCGTATAATGATGATTCAGGACAAGATGACAGTCTTAAAGAAGGAAATTTCAACAACCCCGCCAACAAATCAAATAAAAAATCTAAAACTCCAGTACTTGACAATTTTGGAAGAGATTTAACAGAGATGGCCGAGGAAGGAAAATTAGACCCTGTAGTAGGACGCGAAAAAGAAATTGAACGTGTTTCTCAAATTTTGAGTCGTCGTAAAAAGAATAATCCTTTATTAATAGGAGAACCAGGAGTTGGTAAATCTGCCATTGCCGAAGGATTGGCTTTACGAATCATTCAAAAGAAAGTTTCCCGTATATTGTTCAACAAGCGTGTAGTAACTCTTGATTTGGCTAGCTTAGTAGCCGGAACCAAATACAGAGGACAGTTTGAAGAACGAATGAAAGCAGTTATGAACGAATTGGAAAAGAATGATGACATCATTCTTTTTATAGACGAAATTCATACTATTGTTGGTGCAGGCGGAGCCACTGGTTCACTAGATGCATCCAATATGTTTAAACCTGCTTTGTCAAGAGGTGAAATTCAATGTATTGGTGCTACTACATTGGATGAATACAGACAATATATTGAAAAAGACGGTGCACTGGAAAGACGTTTCCAAAAAGTAATTGTAGAGCCAACATCTGTTGCTGAAACCATTACTATTTTAAATAACATTAAAGATAAATACGAAGACCATCATAACGTAACGTATACGCCTGAGGCCATTGAAGCCTGTGTTAAATTAACAAACCGTTATATGTCAGAGCGTTTCTTACCAGATAAAGCAATTGATGCACTGGATGAAGCAGGTTCTCGAGTACACATCACCAATATTGATGTTCCAAAACAAATTTTGGATTTGGAACGTCAATTGGAAGAAGTACGCGAATTGAAGAATCTTGTTGTTAAAAAGCAAAAATATGAAGAAGCAGCCAAACTTCGTGATGACGAGAAAAAGATAGAAAAAGATCTTGCAATTGCTCAAGAACAATGGGAAGAAGATTCCAAAAACAACAGAATTCTGGTAACAGAAGACAATGTTGCCGACGTGGTTTCTATGATGACAGGAATTCCTGTAAATCGTATTGCCCAAACAGAAAGTAACAAATTGGCTAAACTTCCTGAACTTATTCAAAATAAAGTTATTGGACAAAACGAAGCGGTCTTAAAAATTGCACGTTCCATTCAAAGAAATCGCGCTGGATTGAAAGATCCAAACCGACCAATTGGTTCCTTTATTTTCTTAGGTCAAACAGGTGTTGGAAAAACACAATTGGCCAAAGTTCTTGCCAAAGAATTATTTGATTCTGAAGATGCCCTAGTTCGAATTGACATGAGTGAATACATGGAGAAATTTGCGATTTCAAGATTAGTTGGAGCGCCTCCAGGATATGTAGGTTATGAAGAAGGAGGTCAATTGACAGAGAAAGTGCGCAGAAAACCATATTGTGTTGTATTACTTGATGAGATTGAAAAAGCACATCCAGATGTTTTCAACATGATGCTTCAAGTTCTTGATGATGGTTTTTTAACTGACAGTTTAGGTCGAAAAATTGATTTCAAAAACACAATTATCATCATGACATCTAATGTTGGAGCTCGACAATTGAAAGATTTTGGTCAAGGAGTTGGTTTTGGAACAGCTGCCAAAGTGGCTCAAGCCGACGACAACTCGAAAAGTATTATCGAAAATGCTTTGAAGAAAACATTTGCTCCAGAATTCTTAAACAGAATTGATGATGTAATTGTCTTTAACACATTAGAAAAAGAAGACATCAATTTGATTATTGAAATCGAATTAAAAAAATTATATGATCGTGTAAAAGAATTAGGCTATCAATTGAATCTTTCTGAAAAAGCAAAAGCATTTATTGCTGATAAAGGTTTTGACAAACAATTTGGCGCTAGACCTTTAAAAAGAGCCATTCAGAAATATGTTGAAGATGCACTCGCTGAAGAAATTATCACTTCAAAAATTGCAACTGGTGACGAAATCTTTATGGATATAGAAGAAGGCGCTCAGGAATTGACTGTAAAAGTTCACAAAGCTGAGGAACCTAGAAACCAAGCAGAAGAGCCTACAAATCAATAA
- the gyrA gene encoding DNA gyrase subunit A: MSEGEKLIPINIEDEMKTAYIDYSMSVIVSRALPDVRDGLKPVHRRVLFGMHDLGVNSRSAHKKSARIVGEVLGKYHPHGDTSVYDAMVRMAQEWSMRYLLIDGQGNFGSVDGDSPAAMRYTEARMRRISEEILADIDKETVDFKLNFDDTLEEPTVMPTRVPTLLINGATGIAVGMATNMPPHNLTEVINGTLAFMDNNDIEVDELMTHIKAPDFPTGGIIYGYEGVREAFKTGRGRVVMRAKVGFEEVDGRECIIVTEIPYQVNKADMIKRTADLVNEKKIDGIANIRDESDRNGMRIVYILKRDATPNVVLNTLYKFTQLQSSFSVNNIAIVKGRPQMLNLKDLIHYFVEHRHDVVTRRTQFELKKAEARAHILEGLIIASDNIDEVIALIKASKSTEEAREKLIERFNLSDIQSRAIVEMRLRQLTGLEQDKLRSEYEEIMKLIEHLKALLADVNLRIALIKEELTEIRDKYGDERRSQIEYSGGDVSIEDLIADENVVITISHAGYIKRTNLSEYKTQNRGGVGQKSAGTRDQDFLENMFVATNHQYMMFFTQKGKCFWMRVYEIPEGSKTAKGRAIQNLVNIESDDKVKAFICTQDLKDKDYINSHNLIMVTKKGQVKKTSLEKYSKPRVNGVAAITIKEGDELLEAKLTNGESQIILAVKSGKLVRFEETKTRPMGRTASGVRGITLKDDTDEVIGMVTVDKDNINDSQILVVTENGYGKRTKLVDEDGEDVYRITNRGGKGVKTLNITEKTGKLISINAVTDADDLMIINKSGLTIRMAIEDLRVMGRATQGVKLINLKGKDSIAAVTKVMKDDVAEVVVDEDGNVIETETIERVKPVLEVLEDEGVTEDDEEDNEEVEEEDLDEEESDDEA; encoded by the coding sequence ATGTCTGAAGGAGAAAAGTTAATTCCTATTAACATTGAAGATGAAATGAAAACAGCTTACATCGATTATTCGATGTCAGTAATTGTATCCAGAGCACTTCCAGATGTTAGAGATGGCTTGAAACCAGTACATCGAAGAGTACTATTTGGAATGCATGATTTAGGAGTTAATTCCAGATCTGCCCACAAAAAATCCGCAAGAATTGTTGGAGAAGTCCTTGGTAAATATCACCCACACGGAGATACTTCAGTTTATGACGCCATGGTGCGTATGGCTCAAGAATGGAGTATGCGCTATTTATTGATTGATGGTCAAGGTAACTTTGGTTCAGTAGATGGGGATAGCCCTGCTGCAATGCGTTATACAGAGGCTAGAATGCGTAGAATTTCGGAAGAAATTTTGGCAGATATAGATAAAGAAACAGTTGATTTTAAATTAAATTTTGATGATACATTAGAGGAGCCTACAGTTATGCCAACTCGTGTTCCTACCCTATTAATAAATGGGGCAACAGGAATTGCAGTCGGTATGGCGACAAATATGCCTCCTCACAACTTAACCGAAGTGATCAATGGTACTTTGGCTTTCATGGATAATAATGATATTGAAGTTGACGAATTAATGACGCATATCAAAGCTCCAGATTTTCCTACTGGAGGTATAATATATGGTTATGAAGGGGTTCGCGAAGCTTTCAAAACAGGAAGAGGTAGAGTAGTAATGCGAGCCAAAGTTGGTTTTGAAGAAGTGGATGGACGGGAATGTATTATCGTTACTGAAATCCCTTATCAAGTGAATAAGGCAGATATGATCAAACGTACTGCCGACTTAGTAAACGAAAAGAAAATAGATGGTATTGCAAATATTCGAGATGAATCGGATAGAAATGGGATGCGAATCGTATATATATTAAAACGAGATGCCACGCCAAATGTGGTTTTGAATACACTATATAAGTTTACACAATTACAGTCTTCTTTCAGCGTCAATAATATTGCAATTGTAAAGGGCCGTCCACAAATGTTGAATTTGAAGGATCTGATTCATTATTTCGTTGAACATCGCCATGATGTGGTGACACGCAGAACGCAATTTGAATTAAAGAAAGCGGAAGCTAGAGCACATATTTTGGAAGGTTTGATTATTGCTTCTGATAATATTGATGAAGTAATTGCGTTAATTAAAGCGTCTAAAAGTACGGAAGAAGCCAGAGAAAAATTAATAGAAAGATTTAATTTGTCTGATATTCAATCTCGTGCTATTGTAGAAATGCGTTTGCGTCAATTAACTGGTCTGGAACAAGATAAATTGAGATCAGAATACGAAGAAATCATGAAGTTGATCGAGCATTTAAAAGCTTTATTAGCAGATGTAAACTTAAGAATAGCTTTAATCAAAGAAGAGCTAACAGAGATTCGTGATAAATATGGAGATGAACGTCGTTCTCAAATAGAATATTCAGGAGGTGATGTAAGTATAGAAGATTTGATAGCCGATGAAAATGTAGTAATTACAATATCTCATGCAGGATATATTAAACGTACTAATTTATCTGAATACAAAACACAAAATAGAGGAGGAGTAGGGCAAAAAAGTGCAGGAACAAGAGATCAAGATTTCTTGGAAAATATGTTTGTTGCTACAAATCATCAATATATGATGTTCTTTACCCAAAAAGGGAAATGCTTCTGGATGCGTGTATATGAAATTCCAGAAGGTAGCAAAACTGCCAAAGGAAGAGCAATTCAAAACTTGGTGAATATTGAGAGTGATGATAAAGTGAAAGCTTTTATTTGTACTCAAGATTTAAAAGACAAGGATTATATCAACAGTCATAATTTAATTATGGTAACCAAAAAAGGTCAGGTTAAGAAAACATCTTTAGAGAAATATTCTAAACCAAGAGTAAATGGAGTTGCTGCAATTACAATTAAAGAAGGAGATGAACTATTAGAAGCCAAATTAACAAATGGTGAAAGTCAAATTATATTGGCTGTTAAATCTGGTAAATTAGTTCGTTTTGAAGAAACAAAAACGCGTCCGATGGGAAGAACAGCTTCAGGGGTTCGTGGAATTACACTGAAAGACGATACTGATGAAGTAATTGGAATGGTTACTGTTGATAAAGATAATATTAATGATTCTCAAATTTTAGTAGTAACTGAAAATGGTTATGGTAAACGTACCAAATTAGTTGATGAAGACGGTGAAGATGTTTATAGAATCACTAATCGCGGAGGAAAAGGTGTAAAAACACTTAATATAACAGAAAAAACAGGAAAATTAATTTCAATAAATGCTGTTACTGATGCTGATGATTTAATGATTATCAATAAATCTGGATTGACAATTAGAATGGCTATAGAAGATTTACGTGTAATGGGACGCGCTACTCAAGGAGTTAAATTGATAAATCTAAAAGGAAAAGATTCTATTGCTGCTGTTACCAAAGTAATGAAGGACGATGTTGCAGAAGTTGTTGTTGATGAAGATGGAAATGTAATTGAAACAGAAACAATTGAAAGAGTAAAACCAGTTTTAGAAGTTTTAGAAGACGAAGGCGTTACTGAGGATGATGAAGAGGACAATGAAGAAGTTGAAGAAGAGGATTTAGACGAAGAGGAATCTGATGATGAAGCCTAA
- a CDS encoding C40 family peptidase, which yields MFGICNLAIIPLRAEASDKSEIVSQVLFGEHFEVLEQLKQWSRIKLQYDDYEGWIDSKQTQSITESNYQQLSSDAIILNADLIEYITGPSNLLIPIPLGSSLSFLNYNEINTANFGFEGSKVSGIKPKKNLLNSAFMYLNAPYLWGGKTPFGIDCSGFTQMVYKLNGYKLLRDASQQALQGEALSFIEESEPGDLAFFDNDEGKIIHVGIIMENNYIIHASGKVRIDRLDHLGIYNAETNKHTHKLRVIKKII from the coding sequence ATGTTTGGAATTTGTAATTTAGCCATAATCCCACTTCGAGCTGAAGCTAGTGATAAAAGCGAAATAGTTTCTCAAGTTTTATTTGGAGAGCATTTTGAAGTTTTGGAACAACTAAAACAATGGTCACGCATAAAACTGCAATATGACGATTACGAAGGCTGGATAGACAGCAAACAGACTCAGTCAATAACAGAATCAAATTATCAACAACTATCTTCGGACGCTATAATACTTAATGCCGATTTAATTGAATATATTACAGGACCTTCCAATTTATTAATTCCAATTCCATTAGGATCGTCATTGTCATTTTTAAATTATAATGAAATAAACACAGCAAATTTTGGTTTTGAAGGATCAAAAGTAAGTGGTATAAAACCAAAGAAAAACCTTTTAAATTCAGCATTTATGTATCTCAATGCCCCCTATTTATGGGGAGGTAAAACACCATTTGGCATTGATTGTTCTGGTTTCACTCAAATGGTTTACAAACTAAATGGATATAAATTACTACGCGATGCATCTCAACAAGCTTTACAAGGTGAGGCTTTAAGTTTTATAGAAGAAAGTGAACCAGGTGATTTAGCTTTTTTCGACAATGATGAAGGAAAAATAATTCACGTAGGCATTATAATGGAAAACAATTACATCATACATGCAAGCGGCAAAGTACGAATCGATCGTTTGGATCATTTGGGCATATACAACGCTGAAACCAACAAACATACCCATAAACTTAGAGTAATTAAAAAAATAATATAA
- a CDS encoding tetratricopeptide repeat protein, whose protein sequence is MKRKFVMLSIVLLINAGLYAQKAQIKNAQEMFANGKPQDALGVLKTTEYLIINATDEDKSDFYFLRGNIYKDLVSKNIDVPNNFSLASEAYQELLRAENEAEKYKYTLQANAALKEMKSKLVNGAIEDYKIGKYKESAEKSYKVYLLDKKDTLNLFNAASSSMTVKDYDSAIKYYEELKAINYSGKGIIYYATDKKTKKEEAFVSANVRKLNIDSGLYEKPRDEFSPSKKLEINKNLAYIYLEKNDAAKAEACYNVVLEIDPKYIDAYINIAYVKLESKKSIVDEMNNLGNTPSEMEQYDKLKIKKDNLVKSVIPYLKKALAIEPKNQDVVKSLMGVYRSLDMMDDYNALKSTM, encoded by the coding sequence ATGAAAAGAAAATTTGTAATGCTATCAATAGTATTATTGATAAATGCTGGATTGTATGCTCAAAAGGCTCAAATAAAAAATGCTCAGGAAATGTTTGCAAACGGAAAGCCTCAAGATGCACTAGGTGTTTTAAAAACAACAGAATACCTTATTATTAATGCTACAGATGAAGATAAATCTGATTTTTATTTTTTGAGGGGTAACATTTATAAAGACTTGGTTTCTAAAAATATTGATGTGCCTAATAATTTTTCTTTAGCTTCCGAAGCCTATCAAGAATTGCTTAGAGCAGAAAATGAAGCAGAAAAATACAAGTATACTTTGCAGGCAAATGCGGCATTAAAGGAGATGAAATCTAAGCTTGTAAATGGAGCTATTGAAGATTATAAAATAGGAAAATATAAAGAAAGTGCAGAGAAAAGTTATAAAGTCTATTTGCTGGACAAAAAAGATACTTTAAATTTATTTAATGCGGCTTCTTCTTCAATGACCGTGAAAGATTATGATTCGGCAATCAAATATTATGAAGAATTAAAAGCAATTAATTATTCCGGCAAAGGAATTATTTATTATGCTACGGATAAAAAAACAAAAAAAGAAGAGGCCTTTGTTTCTGCTAATGTAAGGAAGCTTAATATTGATTCTGGGCTTTATGAAAAGCCAAGAGATGAATTTTCACCTTCTAAAAAATTAGAAATAAACAAAAATTTAGCATATATCTATCTTGAAAAGAATGATGCTGCAAAGGCTGAAGCTTGTTATAATGTAGTTTTAGAAATAGATCCTAAATATATTGATGCTTATATCAATATTGCCTATGTAAAATTAGAGTCTAAAAAATCTATTGTTGATGAGATGAATAATTTGGGAAATACACCTAGTGAAATGGAACAATATGACAAATTAAAAATTAAAAAAGATAATTTGGTAAAAAGTGTTATTCCTTATTTAAAAAAGGCCTTGGCTATAGAACCTAAAAATCAAGATGTGGTCAAATCACTTATGGGAGTTTATAGATCATTAGATATGATGGACGATTATAATGCTTTAAAATCTACTATGTAA
- a CDS encoding DUF421 domain-containing protein produces MNPFLDIIIRSAAVYLFMIIALRLFGKKELSQLNTADVILILLISNSVQNAMVGNNTTLWGGMAAASVLFMINFVLKKLMYRYKKFSEFMLEKPEILIHNGTLDFKSLSKLNITSDELREAMREHGVEYFTDVKLAMLEIDGNISIITGDKNLKQTHYKRRKNHKNLVQGI; encoded by the coding sequence ATGAATCCATTCCTAGATATTATAATCAGAAGTGCGGCGGTGTACCTATTTATGATCATTGCCTTGCGTTTATTTGGAAAAAAAGAATTATCTCAGCTTAATACTGCCGATGTAATTTTAATTTTACTAATAAGCAACTCCGTGCAAAATGCGATGGTTGGAAACAACACTACACTTTGGGGTGGTATGGCCGCGGCATCGGTACTTTTCATGATTAACTTTGTATTAAAAAAGTTAATGTATCGGTATAAAAAATTCAGTGAATTTATGCTCGAAAAACCGGAGATTCTAATTCATAATGGTACTTTAGATTTCAAAAGCTTGAGTAAATTAAACATTACTTCAGATGAATTAAGAGAAGCAATGCGGGAACATGGAGTCGAATATTTTACAGATGTCAAACTGGCCATGCTTGAAATTGACGGAAATATTAGCATCATCACTGGAGATAAAAATTTAAAACAAACCCATTACAAGCGAAGAAAAAATCATAAAAATTTAGTTCAAGGAATATAA
- a CDS encoding tetratricopeptide repeat protein produces the protein MKSRYVIIASALFLSVASFAQKNEIKAAEKALKSGNSAEAITILDGAEYLSVNAPDAEKAQFLFVKGNALLDLANKNVEADKNLSLAAKAYQELVELEKASGKTKYSAQATVSISEIKNKLINAAIADTKVNKDAEGAIKLYDAYELDKNDTINLYYAASTYVNAKDYVSALKLYEELKALNYSGKATYYYAVNKVNNQEDFFKTAADRDRLVKMGTHEKPRTEEVPSKRGEIYKNIALIYVQEGKILEAKKAVSDARITNPDDTSLILTEANLYLETKDMDTYKKLIAEALQKNPNDVDLIFNLGVVSAGAKNYAEAEKFYNKVIELNPKYINAYINMAAMKLEDEKVIIDEMNKLGTSPSDMKRYNVLKKNREDLFRSTIPYLEKAVELEPKNVDVSKTLLNVYSALEMTTEYKALKAKM, from the coding sequence ATGAAAAGTAGATATGTAATAATAGCGTCAGCATTATTTTTATCAGTAGCAAGTTTTGCTCAAAAAAATGAAATAAAAGCAGCCGAAAAGGCATTGAAATCAGGAAATTCAGCAGAAGCGATAACAATTTTGGATGGAGCAGAATATTTGTCTGTAAATGCTCCTGATGCAGAAAAGGCACAATTCTTATTTGTAAAAGGAAATGCATTGTTAGATTTAGCTAATAAAAATGTGGAGGCAGATAAAAATTTGAGTCTTGCAGCAAAAGCGTATCAAGAATTAGTGGAGTTAGAAAAAGCTTCTGGAAAGACGAAGTATTCGGCTCAGGCAACAGTTTCTATTTCAGAAATAAAAAATAAACTAATTAATGCTGCAATTGCGGATACAAAAGTTAATAAAGATGCAGAAGGCGCCATAAAGTTGTACGATGCATACGAGTTGGATAAAAATGACACGATTAACCTTTATTATGCAGCATCGACTTATGTAAATGCAAAAGATTATGTTTCTGCTCTTAAATTGTACGAGGAGCTAAAAGCATTGAACTATTCTGGAAAAGCAACATATTATTATGCTGTGAACAAAGTAAATAATCAGGAAGATTTTTTCAAAACAGCTGCGGACAGAGATAGATTGGTAAAAATGGGAACCCATGAAAAACCAAGAACAGAAGAAGTTCCTTCAAAAAGAGGTGAGATTTATAAAAACATAGCATTGATTTATGTGCAGGAAGGAAAAATTCTCGAAGCCAAAAAGGCAGTTTCTGATGCTAGAATTACGAATCCGGATGATACTTCATTAATTTTAACAGAAGCTAATTTATATCTTGAAACAAAGGATATGGATACCTATAAAAAATTAATAGCTGAGGCATTACAGAAAAATCCTAATGATGTAGATTTAATTTTTAATTTAGGTGTAGTTAGTGCTGGTGCGAAAAATTATGCTGAGGCAGAAAAATTTTACAATAAAGTTATTGAATTGAATCCCAAATACATAAATGCATATATCAATATGGCAGCCATGAAATTGGAAGATGAAAAAGTAATCATTGATGAGATGAATAAATTAGGAACTTCTCCTAGTGATATGAAACGCTATAATGTTTTGAAAAAGAATAGAGAAGATTTGTTTAGAAGTACAATACCTTATCTTGAAAAAGCTGTTGAATTGGAACCGAAAAATGTTGATGTTTCTAAAACTTTACTTAATGTTTATAGCGCATTGGAAATGACAACAGAGTACAAAGCTTTGAAAGCAAAAATGTAG